One genomic segment of Kiloniellales bacterium includes these proteins:
- a CDS encoding RT0821/Lpp0805 family surface protein, with amino-acid sequence MMKVRMKRFAAILVVAPTLAVAGCSSDQEEYGEKTAIGAALGAAGGGLIGAAANGGPTGIIAGVLLGGLAGGAIGNALDQEDRRIAERNSQRALETMPKGQTSTWRNPDSGNSGSMTPTRTFQKADGTYCREFQQTIIVGGQEESAYGTACRQPDGQWELQS; translated from the coding sequence ATGATGAAAGTTCGGATGAAGCGGTTCGCCGCGATTCTGGTTGTTGCGCCCACGCTGGCGGTAGCCGGTTGTTCGAGCGACCAGGAAGAGTACGGCGAGAAAACGGCCATTGGCGCTGCGCTCGGCGCGGCCGGCGGCGGCCTGATCGGCGCGGCGGCCAACGGCGGTCCCACGGGCATAATCGCGGGCGTCCTGCTGGGCGGCCTGGCGGGCGGTGCGATCGGCAACGCGCTCGACCAGGAAGACCGGCGGATTGCGGAGAGGAACTCGCAGCGCGCGCTGGAGACCATGCCCAAGGGCCAGACCTCGACGTGGCGGAATCCTGACAGCGGCAACTCCGGAAGCATGACGCCGACCCGGACCTTTCAGAAGGCCGACGGCACCTACTGCCGCGAGTTCCAGCAGACCATCATCGTCGGTGGGCAGGAGGAGAGCGCCTACGGCACGGCCTGCCGCCAGCCCGACGGCCAGTGGGAACTGCAGAGCTGA